A single Myxococcales bacterium DNA region contains:
- a CDS encoding SGNH/GDSL hydrolase family protein — protein sequence MDLLPGKKHFGFDRRVRWKRCLFRFLAVLFGLLIVLVAVEIGLRIYGSIVAPEMLDTPAFQGSPDILVACYGDSYTYGIGASDKTAFSYPAQLERYLRKQNPDRKIQVLKRAVPGQSSSQMLAQLKNDLTTAARLPDLFVVVIGHNNPWHYRNATFLQKNDLPAFDRRKIVAQLERSRVGTLFVLLKRSLFGGSLSAPSETDDPDQTETRFLDQWLRADLGNITALLRADGKTAVFGQYHESLANSTIAAFGQENGLPVCAPPPAADYWRAMGYLSQDDWHPNDRGYAAFAAHLAGCVQSLLSVSPARRPAPEG from the coding sequence ATGGACCTTTTGCCAGGTAAAAAACATTTCGGTTTCGATCGGCGCGTCAGGTGGAAACGCTGTCTGTTCCGGTTCCTTGCCGTGCTGTTCGGCCTGTTGATCGTCCTTGTGGCGGTCGAGATCGGGCTGAGAATTTACGGGTCCATCGTGGCGCCGGAGATGCTCGACACCCCGGCGTTTCAAGGATCGCCGGACATTCTCGTCGCTTGTTACGGCGACAGCTATACCTACGGCATCGGCGCCTCGGATAAAACGGCGTTTTCCTATCCGGCGCAATTGGAACGCTATCTGCGGAAACAAAATCCGGACCGAAAAATCCAGGTGCTCAAGCGCGCCGTGCCCGGGCAAAGTTCCTCGCAAATGCTCGCCCAACTGAAAAATGATTTGACGACGGCCGCCCGTCTTCCCGATTTATTCGTCGTGGTGATCGGCCACAACAACCCCTGGCATTATCGCAATGCCACTTTTTTGCAAAAAAACGACCTGCCGGCGTTCGACCGGCGAAAAATTGTCGCGCAACTGGAACGTTCTCGCGTTGGCACTCTTTTCGTGCTTCTCAAAAGAAGCCTCTTCGGCGGGTCGCTTTCCGCGCCTTCCGAAACGGACGATCCGGATCAAACCGAAACGCGATTCCTCGACCAATGGCTGCGTGCCGATTTGGGGAATATCACGGCGCTGCTGCGCGCTGATGGCAAGACCGCCGTCTTCGGGCAATATCACGAAAGCCTGGCCAATTCGACCATCGCGGCTTTTGGCCAGGAAAACGGGCTGCCCGTCTGCGCGCCGCCGCCCGCCGCCGATTACTGGCGGGCGATGGGGTACCTCAGCCAGGATGACTGGCATCCGAACGACCGGGGATACGCCGCCTTCGCCGCGCACCTCGCCGGCTGCGTTCAGTCGCTTTTATCGGTCAGCCCCGCCCGCCGACCCGCGCCGGAAGGCTAA
- a CDS encoding M28 family peptidase, which yields MTARGTWEETTATSTAGTLASIVRRLPGIWAARRRARQLAAGLPVHSGPPALPDLPLLESWLRGICRTPHRRPGTPEGRQAEEWVADRLREFGLADVTLDPIPIEVWTADRWSLTVGGRVIPSFFIVNTAFTGDAGLAAPLVYVGTGTAADFAGTEVGGKIVVADVPFPRMPTGLLMKVLRASYALSDPDRVISPWSSQYLNFVRQNFIGGAASAAAAPAKDVYWQAVRQGARGVCLILRDQPSNSNTHYGPYDGVMKPLPGLWIGKEDGVELRTLARQGAPAVLTLAGRQEPGTMRNVWGVLPGRSAETILLTSHHDSPFKGVVEDGAGVTQVLAQAWAWAQVPPEDRPKTLVFVVDAGHFYGSQGAHEFARRHADLMKRTRILITLEHLGGKEVTERAHRYVETGLPALTVMFTSAEPTTVASVVRALHAAPARRTAAIPSDLIAPVPTSDASGYVVEAGVPVISWIGCPYYLLDENDTLEMVERGDLVPICRTVTELVKIHQAL from the coding sequence ATGACCGCACGTGGCACCTGGGAAGAGACGACCGCTACCAGCACGGCCGGGACGCTGGCGAGTATCGTTCGCCGTCTGCCGGGAATCTGGGCCGCTCGCCGCCGGGCGCGACAACTCGCGGCCGGCCTGCCGGTTCACTCCGGTCCGCCGGCGCTGCCGGATTTGCCGCTCCTTGAATCGTGGCTGCGGGGCATCTGCCGGACGCCGCACCGCCGGCCGGGCACGCCGGAAGGCCGGCAGGCCGAAGAATGGGTGGCCGACCGGTTGCGCGAATTCGGGCTCGCGGACGTAACCCTCGACCCGATTCCGATCGAGGTCTGGACGGCGGACCGCTGGTCGCTGACGGTCGGCGGCCGGGTCATCCCGAGTTTTTTCATTGTCAACACGGCCTTCACCGGCGACGCCGGCCTTGCCGCGCCGCTGGTTTACGTCGGCACGGGAACCGCCGCGGATTTCGCGGGCACGGAGGTCGGCGGCAAGATCGTCGTCGCCGACGTGCCGTTCCCGCGCATGCCCACCGGGCTCTTGATGAAGGTTCTACGCGCCAGCTACGCGCTTTCCGATCCCGATCGCGTGATTTCACCCTGGTCGTCTCAATACCTCAATTTCGTGCGTCAGAACTTCATCGGCGGCGCGGCATCGGCCGCGGCGGCGCCGGCGAAGGATGTGTATTGGCAGGCGGTGCGACAGGGCGCGCGCGGCGTTTGTCTGATCTTGCGCGACCAGCCGTCGAATTCGAACACGCATTACGGCCCCTATGACGGCGTCATGAAACCGCTTCCCGGTTTGTGGATCGGCAAGGAGGATGGCGTCGAATTGCGCACGCTGGCCCGGCAAGGCGCGCCGGCCGTGCTGACCCTCGCGGGGCGGCAGGAACCGGGGACCATGCGCAACGTGTGGGGTGTCTTACCCGGCCGGTCCGCCGAAACGATTCTGCTCACCTCGCACCACGACAGCCCGTTCAAAGGCGTGGTGGAAGACGGGGCGGGCGTGACGCAGGTGCTTGCGCAGGCGTGGGCTTGGGCGCAAGTGCCGCCGGAAGACCGGCCGAAAACCCTGGTTTTCGTCGTGGATGCCGGCCATTTTTACGGTTCGCAGGGCGCGCACGAATTCGCCCGCCGGCACGCCGACCTCATGAAGCGGACGCGGATTCTGATCACCCTCGAGCACCTCGGCGGCAAGGAAGTGACGGAGCGGGCGCACCGCTATGTCGAAACCGGCCTGCCCGCGTTGACGGTGATGTTCACCTCGGCCGAGCCGACGACCGTCGCGTCGGTCGTGCGCGCGCTGCATGCCGCGCCGGCCCGGCGCACCGCCGCGATCCCGTCGGACCTGATCGCTCCCGTGCCGACTTCCGACGCCTCGGGGTACGTCGTCGAGGCGGGCGTCCCGGTCATTTCGTGGATCGGCTGCCCGTACTATCTGCTGGACGAGAACGATACGCTGGAGATGGTCGAGCGCGGGGATCTGGTGCCGATCTGCCGCACCGTGACCGAATTGGTCAAAATCCACCAGGCGCTGTGA
- a CDS encoding DUF4236 domain-containing protein, whose product MGFYYRKSANLGPFRLNVSKSGLGFSVGGRGFRSGVSSTGRKYTSMSLPGTGLRYVKYHGKSSTGCLLPVLVFLTVVAMAFWFIR is encoded by the coding sequence ATGGGATTTTATTACCGCAAATCGGCCAATCTCGGGCCGTTTCGGCTGAACGTCAGTAAGTCGGGACTCGGCTTTTCGGTCGGCGGCAGGGGATTCCGGTCGGGCGTTTCCTCCACGGGGCGAAAGTACACGTCGATGAGTTTGCCGGGAACCGGCCTGCGCTATGTCAAATACCACGGGAAATCATCCACCGGATGCCTGCTGCCCGTGCTGGTCTTTTTAACGGTCGTCGCGATGGCGTTCTGGTTTATCCGATAA
- a CDS encoding MFS transporter, whose amino-acid sequence MTRQPSIRPFYPTAATAGMVMISLGPLLDAVLRDFGADRAQGGLLSLMFFGGMCVAILAINFVLGKLSSKATLMLGIAAQGLGLFLAGGAADSLRSLTACYALIGFGYGFPAIYPGMCVTSLIKPSAERPLGLINGFFAIGVLATPVVIGQALTRGVSWRGVLIGEGILSLVLLVYYLTTTLPDIPNRQNVRPRQLAEIRRANPRLVLVILLALWLYVGAENIFNVWLAKFQIDIFASRASRAGLTVSLFWLGLTVGRFGAVRLMGRFRTTGLISAAGWLMALGIAAVSLSPWRWVSEGFCFVTGLASAAIFPLIASYVGRFPAWFSGVVFSLGYLAATVGAMFFPYLVGPAADWVGFRLAMFSAALPCAVVALLAGPLDRAAAK is encoded by the coding sequence ATGACCCGGCAACCTTCGATCCGACCCTTCTACCCGACCGCCGCCACCGCCGGCATGGTGATGATCTCGCTCGGGCCGCTGCTCGACGCCGTGCTGCGCGATTTCGGCGCCGACCGCGCCCAAGGCGGCTTGTTGTCGCTGATGTTTTTCGGCGGCATGTGCGTGGCGATCCTGGCGATCAATTTCGTCCTGGGAAAACTGTCGTCGAAGGCGACCCTGATGCTGGGCATCGCGGCGCAGGGGCTGGGGCTTTTTCTGGCCGGCGGCGCGGCCGACAGCCTGCGGTCGCTGACGGCCTGTTACGCGCTGATCGGTTTCGGGTACGGCTTTCCGGCCATCTACCCGGGGATGTGCGTCACCTCGTTGATCAAGCCGTCGGCCGAACGACCCCTGGGCCTGATCAACGGCTTTTTCGCGATCGGCGTACTGGCCACGCCGGTGGTCATCGGGCAGGCGCTGACCCGCGGCGTCTCCTGGCGCGGCGTGCTGATCGGCGAAGGAATCCTGTCGCTGGTTTTGCTCGTCTACTACCTGACGACAACGCTGCCCGACATTCCCAACCGGCAAAACGTCCGCCCGCGCCAGCTCGCCGAAATCCGCCGCGCGAACCCGCGGCTGGTGCTGGTGATCCTGCTGGCGCTGTGGCTGTACGTCGGCGCCGAAAACATCTTCAACGTCTGGCTGGCGAAATTTCAGATCGACATCTTCGCCTCGCGCGCCTCGCGCGCCGGCTTGACGGTTTCGCTCTTCTGGCTGGGTTTGACGGTCGGCCGGTTCGGCGCCGTGCGCCTGATGGGACGGTTCCGCACCACCGGCCTGATCAGCGCCGCCGGTTGGCTCATGGCGCTGGGCATCGCGGCGGTATCATTGTCGCCCTGGCGCTGGGTTTCGGAAGGATTCTGCTTCGTGACGGGGTTGGCGTCGGCGGCGATTTTTCCGCTCATCGCCAGCTACGTGGGCCGTTTCCCCGCCTGGTTTTCGGGCGTGGTCTTCTCGCTGGGATACCTCGCCGCGACGGTGGGCGCGATGTTTTTCCCCTACCTCGTCGGCCCGGCCGCCGATTGGGTCGGTTTCCGCCTGGCGATGTTTTCCGCCGCCCTGCCGTGCGCCGTCGTCGCGCTGCTGGCTGGGCCGTTGGATCGCGCGGCGGCGAAGTGA